A single genomic interval of Ischnura elegans chromosome 3, ioIscEleg1.1, whole genome shotgun sequence harbors:
- the LOC124155275 gene encoding uncharacterized protein LOC124155275 — MLSVLEVHSASVIFIFKYLESMNLLRELRKSLKDVKKISKFQGSHSRQPSYDFEPNFIEERDNNLEEDIGEPNPKTNEDHPHLISSKGDTDVVNFVPSIEVYVNKVLLQNCTRTCSSPTMLVRNLLPIIFKEEVLKKCSARGRKANGLGNMKDGARESLYGPAIDAICSKLT, encoded by the exons ATGCTATCAGTCCTTGAAGTTCATTCAGCatctgtgatttttattttcaaatatctaGAGTCAATGAACCTACTGCGGGAGCTTAGGAAGTCATTGaaggatgttaaaaaaatttctaagttCCAGGGAAGTCACTCGAGGCAGCCTAGTTATGATTTTGAACCAAATTTCATTGAAGAGCGCGACAATAATTTAGAGGAGGACATAGGTGAGCCAAATCCTAAGACCAATGAAGATCACCCTCATTTAATCTCTTCTAAGGGAGATACGGAT GTCGTGAATTTTGTCCCCTCAATAGAAGTGTACGTCAACAAAGTATTGCTGCAAAATTGTACCAGAACATGCAGTTCTCCCACCATGCTTGTCCGGAATCTCTTGcctattatttttaaagaggAAGTCCTGAAAAAATGTTCAGCAAGAGGTAGAAAGGCTAATGGACTTGGCAACATGAAAGATGGAGCAAGAGAGTCTTTATATGGACCGGCCATTGATGCAATATGTAGTAAGTTGACATAA